A part of Podarcis raffonei isolate rPodRaf1 chromosome 12, rPodRaf1.pri, whole genome shotgun sequence genomic DNA contains:
- the LOC128398291 gene encoding meiosis-specific coiled-coil domain-containing protein MEIOC-like isoform X1 codes for MVADGARALAVPLSGGNRRPEVRPVVKTSNLCLFGNATHFRNKNLHTENEDMVKQSTTFSHYEPQVNCTKQEMDTQLFSPLFGGITNTPSTVESPQFYSSWSTCGDDANVIAPLHGCAKKRTQVNLSYSGNGPDMFGLVTSILEEPNKQEPVTGWNSLSRLFPPVWSSDFEKTENLSGLFSTKCLENEDPTNLVGTQHIYEENLQKSSSIELLKKELEDLHVIGSWLVTSDPCSRSPDEILKNADSENKAFKSNGINHQGGLAYQNVPSYNKNQLNSGNGKSHTDFSTFSSHTRIKDSTNTAKELQKADHARGVLGKNDTEGSSKYFTQLSNSPADGIWDPVIQQNIRYTGFPAVYDSQQFSCSSPYLLSPLNKENSFPEGRNAKLQENHPQNNHTCITTEGNFGNTECKMSLHYQKTSCNHLPLKPALQNMNSSYNGYTWLDSKIPNPVATSFATYGKQKQMSSQLSSRCSTQSGGPSTSQSIAQPSYSQVAPMLNSRKDGKHISANSPNSSGFSNCNENRKQPNPIGHTQKDSLATREGYCGEVSTNASSRWLTQKHSVNESAKHYSFPKKQSQFSTDERTRQNERRHKNNWIPHPGYASPNQTQPDILRRAEEQNGSNLSDFINPSFLPLFPLMPGYKHMPNFPPFNPPTFSSPANVAFSPLPFPLSELADLLHYDDLPYLGPFFNKLFCGDLPAQYLAFPPPVNHYRPPKHRSGAANELHSHLEDCYEQWRALERERKKAEADLARNFPGKQVSSSNNTPFSRLPDKPSRVDRLIVDQFREQARVHTLVGKMERLCGYPVHGNVSATLRCHLEAICATRARRKDEIVNAANHQRQGISRYNNEKDVLALAVAIKDLAFFTRKTRTALWCALQMTLSKTSMNTPAKKEEVERALQELCPVIGCLQVKDIVERDDKENKRENHKLPPQVIQ; via the exons atggtggcGGACGGCGCCCGTGCTCTGGCTGTTCCCCTCTCAGGAGGGAACCGGCGGCCAGAG GTGAGACCTGTGGTTAAGACTTCAAACCTCTGTCTGTTTGGAAATGCTACTCATTTCAGAAACAAGAATCTGCACACTGAAAATGAGGATATGGTTAAGCAAAGCACCACATTCAGTCATTATGAGCCACAG GTAAACTGCACTAAGCAAGAAATGGACACACAGCTCTTCTCTCCTTTGTTTGGAGGAATAACTAACACACCGTCCACTGTGGAGTCTCCCCAGTTTTACAGTAGCTGGTCAACATGTGGAGATGATGCCAATGTTATTGCCCCATTACATGGCTGCGCCAAAAAAAG AACACAGGTAAATTTATCTTATTCTGGCAATGGCCCTGATATGTTTGGCTTAGTGACAAGCATCTTAGAGGAGCCAAACAAGCAAGAACCTGTTACAGGCTG GAATTCTCTATCAAGATTATTTCCACCCGTGTGGTCATCAGACTTTGAAAAAACTGAAAACCTCTCAGGGCTTTTTTCTACAAAATGCTTGGAAAATGAAGATCCTACAAACTTAGTTGGTACTCAACATATTTATGAAGAAAACTTGCAAAAGTCATCATCCATAGAACTACTAAAGAAAGAACTTGAAGATCTCCATGTTATAGGATCCTGGCTTGTGACTTCTGATCCTTGCAGTCGGTCACCTGATGAGATTTTGAAGAATGCTGATTCAGAAAACAAGGCTTTTAAGAGTAATGGAATCAATCACCAAGGTGGACTTGCATATCAGAATGTACCCAGTTATAACAAAAATCAGTTAAACAGTGGAAATGGGAAGAGCCATACTGATTTTAGCACTTTCTCATCTCATACTAGAATAAAAGATAGCACGAATACTGCTAAAGAACTCCAGAAAGCTGACCATGCAAGAGGCGTGCTTGGGAAAAATGACACAGAAGGATCAAGCAAATATTTCACTCAATTGTCTAATTCTCCCGCTGATGGAATATGGGATCCAGTGATCCAGCAGAATATAAGATATACAGGTTTTCCAGCTGTTTATGACTCTCAACAGTTTAGTTGCTCATCTCCATACCTTCTCAGTCCACTTAATAAAGAGAATAGCTTTCCGGAAGGAAGGAATGCAAAACTGCAGGAAAACCACCCACAAAATAACCACACTTGCATCACTACAGAGGGGAACTTTGGCAATACTGAATGTAAGATGTCCTTACATTATCAGAAAACATCCTGTAATCACTTGCCTCTTAAGCCAGCACTACAGAATATGAATTCATCTTACAATGGATATACATGGCTGGATAGTAAGATACCAAATCCAGTGGCTACATCATTTGCAACTTATGGGAAGCAAAAGCAAATGAGTTCTCAGTTGTCTTCAAGGTGTTCAACTCAGTCTGGTGGACCTTCCACCAGTCAATCTATAGCCCAGCCTTCTTATTCACAGGTGGCACCAATGTTGAACTCAAGAAAAGATGGGAAACACATCTCTGCTAACAGTCCTAACAGCTCAGGGTTTTCaaactgcaatgaaaataggaagcAACCTAACCCTATTGGACACACCCAGAAGGATTCCTTAGCTACTAGAGAGGGATACTGTGGTGAAGTATCCACGAATGCTTCCTCCAGGTGGCTGACACAAAAGCATTCCGTAAATGAGTCTGCAAAACACTATAGTTTTCCTAAAAAGCAAAGCCAGTTCAGTACTGATGAGAGAACTAGGCAGAATGAGAGAAGACATAAAAATAATTGGATTCCACACCCAGGCTATGCAAGCCCAAATCAAACGCAGCCTGATATATTGAGAAGAGCAGAAGAACAGAACGGCAGCAATTTGTCTGACTTCATCAATCCTTCTTTCCTACCTCTCTTCCCATTAATGCCTGGTTATAAACATATGCCTAATTTTCCTCCATTTAATCCTCCCACATTTTCATCACCAGCTAATGTTGCATTTTCTCCATTGCCATTTCCGTTGTCTGAACTTGCTGACCTCCTTCACTATGATGACCTACCCTATTTGGGTCCTTTCTTTAACAAGCTCTTCTGTGGAGATTTGCCTGCACAATACTTGGCCTTTCCACCACCTGTTAACCACTATAGACCTCCAAAGCATCGCAGTGGAGCTGCAAATGAGCTCCATAGTCATCTAGAAGATTGTTATGAACAGTGGAGAGCACTAGAGAGGGAACGCAAAAAG GCAGAGGCAGATCTGGCCAGAAACTTCCCAGGGAAGCAGGTATCCAGCTCAAATAACACTCCCTTCTCCCGCCTTCCTGACAAGCCTTCCCGAGTGGATCGTCTGATTGTGGACCAGTTCCGGGAGCAGGCGAGA gtaCACACTTTAGTTGGGAAAATGGAACGGCTTTGTGGTTATCCTGTCCATGGTAACGTATCTGCCACTTTGAGATGTCATTTGGAAGCCATCTGTGCTACCCGAGCGAGACGCAAGGATGAGATTGTTAATGCTGCTAATCATCAGAGGCAAGGAATATCTCGTTACAACAATGAAaaag ATGTCCTTGCTCTGGCGGTTGCCATTAAAGATTTGGCTTTCTTCACACGAAAAACACGTACAGCTTTATGGTGTGCTCTTCAGATGACCCTGTCGAAAACTTCAATGAACAcgccagcaaaaaaagaagaagtggaaagggccttgcaagAGCTCTGTCCTGTCATTGGTTGTTTGCAAGTGAAGGACATCGTGGAGCGTGATGacaaagaaaacaagagagagaaCCACAAACTGCCTCCACAGGTCATACAGTGA
- the IBA57 gene encoding putative transferase CAF17, mitochondrial, producing the protein MLVRASAALRRGLPRRLRFGSEGRRLSGGRGEEPTAGCFPLSRVLLRFQGPEAVTFLQGLLTNDVTRLAAVEGGAADAPRAIYAHALNVQGRCLYDVILYRIHESQQEEPHILLECDAGVLESLQKHLKLYKIRRKVNITPCLDLSLWAVIPKELSQEGACKLQQCAGKAVVATPDPRVSVMGWRLITSKGTEPLEVVPGCQIGNVKDYHRHRYKQGVPEGIKDLPSGIALPLESNLTYMNGISFTKGCYIGQELTARTHHMGVIRKRLLPIQLSTPMSSESIPEGAEIVLESGKPAGKYRAGVDELGMALLRLANINEPLHLKISGDSLVRVTASIPKWWPKPANK; encoded by the exons ATGCTGGTGAGGGCGAGCGCAGCGCTGCGGAGGGGCCTCCCTCGCAGGCTGCGCTTCGGCAGCGAAGGAAGGAGGCTGAGCGGCGGACGAGGCGAGGAACCGACCGCCGGCTGCTTTCCGCTGAGCCGCGTCCTGCTCCGTTTCCAAGGCCCGGAGGCGGTGACCTTCCTCCAGGGCTTGCTGACCAATGACGTGACGCGTTTGGCGGCGGTGGAGGGCGGGGCTGCGGACGCGCCTCGCGCCATCTACGCGCATGCCCTCAACGTCCAGGGGAGGTGCCTCTATGACGTCATTCTGTACAG AATTCACGAAAGCCAGCAAGAAGAGCCCCACATCCTGTTGGAGTGTGATGCCGGGGTCTTGGAGTCCCTTCAAAAGCATTTGAAACTGTATAAAATCCGGAGGAAAGTAAACATCACCCCCTGCCTTGACCTCTCCTTGTGGGCCGTCATTCCAAAGGAACTTTCTCAGGAGGGGGCCTGTAAACTCCAACAGTGTGCCGGCAAAGCAGTGGTTGCAACGCCTGACCCCAGAGTCAGTGTTATGGGTTGGAGGCTGATAACCAGCAAAGGCACAGAACCACTGGAGGTTGTTCCCGGATGCCAGATTGGGAACGTTAAGGATTATCATAGGCACAGGTATAAACAAG GTGTGCCAGAAGGAATTAAAGACCTCCCTTCTGGAATAGCCCTCCCTTTGGAATCCAACTTGACTTACATGAATGGCATCAGTTTTACCAAAGGCTGTTACATCGGCCAGGAGTTAACAGCTAGGACCCATCATATGGGTGTCATCCGTAAACGCCTCTTGCCCATACAGCTTTCAACTCCCATGTCTTCCGAGAGCATCCCTGAGGGAGCTGAAATTGTATTGGAATCAGGAAAGCCAGCTGGAAAGTACCGTGCCGGAGTAGATGAACTTGGAATGGCATTACTGCGGTTGGCTAACATAAATGAACCACTGCATCTAAAAATATCAGGAGATTCACTTGTGAGAGTCACTGCCTCCATCCCAAAATGGTGGCCCAAGCCTGCCAATAAGTAG
- the LOC128398291 gene encoding uncharacterized protein LOC128398291 isoform X3, translating into MVADGARALAVPLSGGNRRPEVRPVVKTSNLCLFGNATHFRNKNLHTENEDMVKQSTTFSHYEPQVNCTKQEMDTQLFSPLFGGITNTPSTVESPQFYSSWSTCGDDANVIAPLHGCAKKRLLYGLFGLESLHIPFLRSCHLGV; encoded by the exons atggtggcGGACGGCGCCCGTGCTCTGGCTGTTCCCCTCTCAGGAGGGAACCGGCGGCCAGAG GTGAGACCTGTGGTTAAGACTTCAAACCTCTGTCTGTTTGGAAATGCTACTCATTTCAGAAACAAGAATCTGCACACTGAAAATGAGGATATGGTTAAGCAAAGCACCACATTCAGTCATTATGAGCCACAG GTAAACTGCACTAAGCAAGAAATGGACACACAGCTCTTCTCTCCTTTGTTTGGAGGAATAACTAACACACCGTCCACTGTGGAGTCTCCCCAGTTTTACAGTAGCTGGTCAACATGTGGAGATGATGCCAATGTTATTGCCCCATTACATGGCTGCGCCAAAAAAAG ATTACTCTATGGCTTGTTTGGCTTAGAATCTCTGCACATACCCTTTCTTCGTTCATGTCATTTGGGAGTGTGA
- the LOC128398291 gene encoding meiosis-specific coiled-coil domain-containing protein MEIOC-like isoform X2: protein MVADGARALAVPLSGGNRRPEVNCTKQEMDTQLFSPLFGGITNTPSTVESPQFYSSWSTCGDDANVIAPLHGCAKKRTQVNLSYSGNGPDMFGLVTSILEEPNKQEPVTGWNSLSRLFPPVWSSDFEKTENLSGLFSTKCLENEDPTNLVGTQHIYEENLQKSSSIELLKKELEDLHVIGSWLVTSDPCSRSPDEILKNADSENKAFKSNGINHQGGLAYQNVPSYNKNQLNSGNGKSHTDFSTFSSHTRIKDSTNTAKELQKADHARGVLGKNDTEGSSKYFTQLSNSPADGIWDPVIQQNIRYTGFPAVYDSQQFSCSSPYLLSPLNKENSFPEGRNAKLQENHPQNNHTCITTEGNFGNTECKMSLHYQKTSCNHLPLKPALQNMNSSYNGYTWLDSKIPNPVATSFATYGKQKQMSSQLSSRCSTQSGGPSTSQSIAQPSYSQVAPMLNSRKDGKHISANSPNSSGFSNCNENRKQPNPIGHTQKDSLATREGYCGEVSTNASSRWLTQKHSVNESAKHYSFPKKQSQFSTDERTRQNERRHKNNWIPHPGYASPNQTQPDILRRAEEQNGSNLSDFINPSFLPLFPLMPGYKHMPNFPPFNPPTFSSPANVAFSPLPFPLSELADLLHYDDLPYLGPFFNKLFCGDLPAQYLAFPPPVNHYRPPKHRSGAANELHSHLEDCYEQWRALERERKKAEADLARNFPGKQVSSSNNTPFSRLPDKPSRVDRLIVDQFREQARVHTLVGKMERLCGYPVHGNVSATLRCHLEAICATRARRKDEIVNAANHQRQGISRYNNEKDVLALAVAIKDLAFFTRKTRTALWCALQMTLSKTSMNTPAKKEEVERALQELCPVIGCLQVKDIVERDDKENKRENHKLPPQVIQ from the exons atggtggcGGACGGCGCCCGTGCTCTGGCTGTTCCCCTCTCAGGAGGGAACCGGCGGCCAGAG GTAAACTGCACTAAGCAAGAAATGGACACACAGCTCTTCTCTCCTTTGTTTGGAGGAATAACTAACACACCGTCCACTGTGGAGTCTCCCCAGTTTTACAGTAGCTGGTCAACATGTGGAGATGATGCCAATGTTATTGCCCCATTACATGGCTGCGCCAAAAAAAG AACACAGGTAAATTTATCTTATTCTGGCAATGGCCCTGATATGTTTGGCTTAGTGACAAGCATCTTAGAGGAGCCAAACAAGCAAGAACCTGTTACAGGCTG GAATTCTCTATCAAGATTATTTCCACCCGTGTGGTCATCAGACTTTGAAAAAACTGAAAACCTCTCAGGGCTTTTTTCTACAAAATGCTTGGAAAATGAAGATCCTACAAACTTAGTTGGTACTCAACATATTTATGAAGAAAACTTGCAAAAGTCATCATCCATAGAACTACTAAAGAAAGAACTTGAAGATCTCCATGTTATAGGATCCTGGCTTGTGACTTCTGATCCTTGCAGTCGGTCACCTGATGAGATTTTGAAGAATGCTGATTCAGAAAACAAGGCTTTTAAGAGTAATGGAATCAATCACCAAGGTGGACTTGCATATCAGAATGTACCCAGTTATAACAAAAATCAGTTAAACAGTGGAAATGGGAAGAGCCATACTGATTTTAGCACTTTCTCATCTCATACTAGAATAAAAGATAGCACGAATACTGCTAAAGAACTCCAGAAAGCTGACCATGCAAGAGGCGTGCTTGGGAAAAATGACACAGAAGGATCAAGCAAATATTTCACTCAATTGTCTAATTCTCCCGCTGATGGAATATGGGATCCAGTGATCCAGCAGAATATAAGATATACAGGTTTTCCAGCTGTTTATGACTCTCAACAGTTTAGTTGCTCATCTCCATACCTTCTCAGTCCACTTAATAAAGAGAATAGCTTTCCGGAAGGAAGGAATGCAAAACTGCAGGAAAACCACCCACAAAATAACCACACTTGCATCACTACAGAGGGGAACTTTGGCAATACTGAATGTAAGATGTCCTTACATTATCAGAAAACATCCTGTAATCACTTGCCTCTTAAGCCAGCACTACAGAATATGAATTCATCTTACAATGGATATACATGGCTGGATAGTAAGATACCAAATCCAGTGGCTACATCATTTGCAACTTATGGGAAGCAAAAGCAAATGAGTTCTCAGTTGTCTTCAAGGTGTTCAACTCAGTCTGGTGGACCTTCCACCAGTCAATCTATAGCCCAGCCTTCTTATTCACAGGTGGCACCAATGTTGAACTCAAGAAAAGATGGGAAACACATCTCTGCTAACAGTCCTAACAGCTCAGGGTTTTCaaactgcaatgaaaataggaagcAACCTAACCCTATTGGACACACCCAGAAGGATTCCTTAGCTACTAGAGAGGGATACTGTGGTGAAGTATCCACGAATGCTTCCTCCAGGTGGCTGACACAAAAGCATTCCGTAAATGAGTCTGCAAAACACTATAGTTTTCCTAAAAAGCAAAGCCAGTTCAGTACTGATGAGAGAACTAGGCAGAATGAGAGAAGACATAAAAATAATTGGATTCCACACCCAGGCTATGCAAGCCCAAATCAAACGCAGCCTGATATATTGAGAAGAGCAGAAGAACAGAACGGCAGCAATTTGTCTGACTTCATCAATCCTTCTTTCCTACCTCTCTTCCCATTAATGCCTGGTTATAAACATATGCCTAATTTTCCTCCATTTAATCCTCCCACATTTTCATCACCAGCTAATGTTGCATTTTCTCCATTGCCATTTCCGTTGTCTGAACTTGCTGACCTCCTTCACTATGATGACCTACCCTATTTGGGTCCTTTCTTTAACAAGCTCTTCTGTGGAGATTTGCCTGCACAATACTTGGCCTTTCCACCACCTGTTAACCACTATAGACCTCCAAAGCATCGCAGTGGAGCTGCAAATGAGCTCCATAGTCATCTAGAAGATTGTTATGAACAGTGGAGAGCACTAGAGAGGGAACGCAAAAAG GCAGAGGCAGATCTGGCCAGAAACTTCCCAGGGAAGCAGGTATCCAGCTCAAATAACACTCCCTTCTCCCGCCTTCCTGACAAGCCTTCCCGAGTGGATCGTCTGATTGTGGACCAGTTCCGGGAGCAGGCGAGA gtaCACACTTTAGTTGGGAAAATGGAACGGCTTTGTGGTTATCCTGTCCATGGTAACGTATCTGCCACTTTGAGATGTCATTTGGAAGCCATCTGTGCTACCCGAGCGAGACGCAAGGATGAGATTGTTAATGCTGCTAATCATCAGAGGCAAGGAATATCTCGTTACAACAATGAAaaag ATGTCCTTGCTCTGGCGGTTGCCATTAAAGATTTGGCTTTCTTCACACGAAAAACACGTACAGCTTTATGGTGTGCTCTTCAGATGACCCTGTCGAAAACTTCAATGAACAcgccagcaaaaaaagaagaagtggaaagggccttgcaagAGCTCTGTCCTGTCATTGGTTGTTTGCAAGTGAAGGACATCGTGGAGCGTGATGacaaagaaaacaagagagagaaCCACAAACTGCCTCCACAGGTCATACAGTGA